From a region of the Flavobacterium sediminilitoris genome:
- a CDS encoding CAL67264 family membrane protein, whose translation MGMNKNTVLAWATFIMILMGLLLIGLGIYRYADIAGWGFSAVGVGFFAIAWVFNALKGRV comes from the coding sequence ATGGGAATGAATAAAAATACGGTATTAGCTTGGGCAACCTTTATAATGATTTTAATGGGATTACTTTTAATAGGGTTAGGTATTTATAGATATGCTGATATTGCAGGTTGGGGTTTTTCTGCTGTGGGAGTAGGCTTTTTTGCCATAGCATGGGTATTTAATGCCTTAAAGGGAAGAGTATAA
- a CDS encoding T9SS type A sorting domain-containing protein, which produces MKKLSTFLILFLFVQQVSFSQCANGDCSTANMDFEPNAYFVSNADWQASHGTPSVSPNNAWMWSANGIGEGINYHSYNFVAGRQYCITIVATTVVRGGGLADPNAHFKMIATQGDVIGGGGTALPALPSPNQLIANENWNATGPPSTNSYTYTFTATNNFDNLWIYPYSSTMPVVELTLKRLIICDITPEPCAIKFKIGLSEQGGGDTAITVQSDPIPLGGVVTMNIIKNGSSVYNGLPISYIGTPGNYTICMTLTLKSGVKCTKCFDFCIGKWYEKDKLSINEVEDIISTKTKIKDYNPFPEELKEKNIEELFKNDDVQLFPNPNTGIFTIQSNNEVLIESITIDNLTNNRLVKLIKPQTTSVNIDLSKEDAGIYIAKIKFRDGTTINKKIIIKK; this is translated from the coding sequence ATGAAAAAATTATCAACCTTTTTAATCTTGTTTCTTTTTGTGCAACAAGTAAGTTTCTCTCAGTGTGCAAATGGAGATTGTAGCACTGCAAATATGGATTTTGAACCTAATGCTTATTTTGTGAGTAATGCCGATTGGCAAGCGTCACATGGAACACCATCTGTGAGTCCAAATAATGCATGGATGTGGTCTGCAAACGGAATTGGAGAAGGAATCAACTATCATTCCTATAATTTTGTTGCAGGTCGTCAATATTGCATAACAATAGTAGCAACAACAGTTGTTAGAGGAGGAGGTTTAGCCGATCCTAATGCACATTTTAAAATGATTGCCACTCAAGGTGATGTTATAGGTGGTGGAGGCACAGCTCTACCAGCTTTACCTTCACCAAATCAACTAATAGCTAATGAAAATTGGAATGCAACAGGACCTCCAAGTACAAATTCTTATACATATACTTTTACAGCTACAAATAATTTCGATAATTTATGGATTTATCCATATTCAAGTACAATGCCAGTTGTAGAATTAACTCTTAAAAGATTAATTATTTGTGATATAACTCCAGAACCTTGTGCTATTAAGTTTAAAATTGGTTTAAGCGAACAAGGAGGAGGAGATACAGCCATAACAGTTCAATCAGATCCAATTCCTTTAGGTGGTGTAGTTACTATGAATATAATCAAAAATGGTTCAAGTGTATATAATGGATTACCAATCAGCTATATTGGAACACCAGGTAACTATACAATATGTATGACATTAACTTTAAAGAGTGGTGTTAAGTGTACAAAATGTTTCGATTTCTGTATTGGTAAATGGTATGAAAAGGATAAATTATCAATAAATGAAGTAGAAGACATAATTTCAACTAAAACAAAAATTAAAGATTATAATCCATTCCCAGAAGAATTGAAAGAAAAAAACATTGAAGAATTATTTAAAAATGATGATGTTCAATTATTCCCAAACCCAAATACAGGAATATTTACGATTCAATCTAATAATGAAGTATTGATTGAAAGTATTACTATTGATAACTTGACTAATAATAGATTAGTTAAATTGATTAAACCACAAACAACTTCTGTTAATATAGATTTATCTAAAGAAGACGCAGGTATATATATTGCTAAAATTAAATTCAGAGATGGAACTACTATCAATAAAAAAATTATTATAAAAAAATAG